One Psychrosphaera aestuarii DNA window includes the following coding sequences:
- the gspF gene encoding type II secretion system inner membrane protein GspF, protein MAAYEYKALDAKGKSKKGIIEADTSKQVRQQLREKGLVPLEIGKASQKEQQSAAGFSLLQPTISASDLALITRQLATLVGSALTIESALLAVAEQCDKPRLKRTIMAIRSKVVEGYTLADGMKEFPHIFDHLFRSMVAAGEKSGHLDEVLNRLADYTEKRQATKSQLTQAMIYPIMLTLFAIGIVSFLLASVVPQIVGQFVDSGAALPGSTQLLLNLSDFIIDYGVFVLIAVLGLSIVAQRLLKQPAIRLKFDKFLLSVPLVGRVVLGANTARFARTLSILASSAVPILDGMKIAGQVLTNKYIQKCVKDASDAVREGSSLKNSLQQSKTFPPMMIHMIGSGEKSGELEQMLARAADNQDNEMDATLKISLGLLTPLIVLVMAGMVMFILVSILQPIMQMNNLVGL, encoded by the coding sequence ATGGCTGCATATGAGTACAAAGCGCTAGATGCAAAAGGAAAAAGCAAAAAGGGCATAATCGAAGCAGATACTTCAAAACAAGTTCGACAACAACTTCGTGAAAAAGGTTTGGTACCACTAGAAATTGGTAAGGCAAGTCAAAAAGAGCAACAGTCTGCAGCTGGCTTTTCACTGCTTCAACCTACTATTTCAGCGTCTGATTTAGCCTTAATTACGCGTCAATTAGCAACGTTAGTTGGTTCTGCTTTGACCATAGAATCTGCGTTGCTGGCGGTTGCCGAACAATGCGATAAGCCTAGACTAAAACGTACTATCATGGCGATTCGCTCAAAAGTTGTAGAAGGCTACACCTTAGCCGACGGCATGAAAGAATTCCCACATATTTTTGATCACTTATTCCGTTCTATGGTGGCTGCTGGCGAGAAGTCGGGGCACTTAGATGAAGTGCTAAACAGGCTAGCCGATTACACCGAAAAGCGACAAGCAACTAAAAGTCAGTTAACACAAGCAATGATTTATCCGATCATGTTGACCTTATTTGCTATTGGTATTGTGTCATTCTTATTAGCCTCAGTGGTGCCTCAAATTGTTGGGCAATTTGTCGACTCCGGCGCTGCACTGCCAGGAAGCACCCAATTGTTGTTAAATTTAAGTGACTTTATTATCGATTATGGTGTATTTGTTCTGATTGCCGTTTTAGGTCTATCCATTGTCGCTCAGCGTTTACTAAAACAACCTGCAATTAGATTAAAATTTGATAAGTTTTTATTGAGTGTACCTTTGGTAGGAAGGGTCGTTTTAGGTGCCAATACGGCTCGTTTTGCACGAACTTTAAGTATCTTAGCATCAAGTGCGGTACCAATTTTGGATGGCATGAAGATAGCAGGCCAAGTTTTAACAAATAAGTATATTCAAAAGTGCGTTAAAGATGCATCTGATGCCGTTAGAGAGGGCAGTTCTTTAAAGAACTCGCTGCAGCAAAGTAAAACGTTTCCACCGATGATGATTCATATGATAGGGAGCGGCGAAAAGTCTGGCGAGTTAGAACAAATGTTAGCGCGTGCTGCAGACAATCAAGATAACGAAATGGATGCGACTTTGAAGATTAGCCTTGGCTTGTTAACACCGCTGATTGTGTTAGTGATGGCTGGTATGGTCATGTTCATTTTAGTATCAATTTTGCAGCCAATTATGCAAATGAATAATTTAGTTGGTTTGTAA
- the gspE gene encoding type II secretion system ATPase GspE → MQLDSELKKEIADTVSLDAEDATLADDVPANQRLPFGFAQRFGVMIAYSDSNTELLIKADTPMSALLETRRLIGHPLPYRVITDNEFEIAIEQAYQRNASETQQLMEDIGNEVDLFSIADELPGTEDLLESEDDAPIIKLINATLSEAIKEGASDIHIETFEKELVIRFRVDGVLREVLSPNRKLASLLVSRIKVMAQLDIAEKRIPQDGRISLRIAGRAIDVRVSTMPSSYGERVVMRLLDKNNARLNLTDLGMHEANEKQFAELLRKPHGIILVTGPTGSGKSTTLYAGLSDINSKDRNILTVEDPVEYELPGIGQTQVNPKVDMTFARGLRAILRQDPDVVMIGEIRDLETAEIAVQASLTGHLVISTLHTNTASGAITRMEDMGIEPFLLSSSLLAVLSQRLVRTLCKECKSEVTPDASELKLLGLSEQDAMEQGITIYHPKGCDKCNFSGYRGRIGIHEMLVVDEPIRELIHNGHGEQAIEKHIRNSIPSIRDDGMNKVLKGITTLEEVLRVTREDS, encoded by the coding sequence ATGCAGTTAGACTCCGAACTAAAAAAAGAAATTGCAGATACTGTGTCATTAGATGCTGAAGACGCAACATTAGCCGATGATGTACCTGCAAATCAGCGCTTACCCTTTGGTTTTGCTCAGCGATTTGGTGTGATGATCGCATACAGTGATTCAAACACAGAACTTCTTATTAAAGCCGATACACCGATGTCGGCGCTTTTAGAAACGAGGCGCCTAATTGGTCATCCTTTGCCTTATCGGGTGATCACTGACAATGAGTTTGAAATTGCCATTGAACAAGCCTATCAGCGAAATGCGTCTGAAACGCAGCAGTTGATGGAAGATATAGGCAATGAAGTAGACTTATTTTCTATTGCCGATGAACTGCCAGGCACAGAAGACCTATTAGAAAGTGAAGATGATGCGCCTATTATCAAATTGATTAACGCGACATTGTCTGAGGCTATCAAAGAAGGCGCTTCGGATATTCATATTGAGACCTTTGAAAAAGAACTAGTTATTCGATTTAGAGTCGACGGTGTGCTTCGTGAAGTTCTTAGTCCAAACCGAAAACTTGCTTCGTTACTAGTATCTCGTATCAAAGTTATGGCGCAGTTGGATATCGCTGAAAAACGTATTCCGCAGGATGGTAGAATTTCACTTCGAATCGCTGGTCGAGCGATAGACGTGCGTGTTTCGACTATGCCTTCGTCCTACGGAGAGCGTGTGGTAATGCGTTTATTAGATAAAAATAACGCCAGATTAAACTTAACCGATCTTGGTATGCATGAAGCAAATGAAAAACAATTTGCGGAGCTACTAAGAAAGCCTCATGGCATCATTTTGGTTACCGGCCCTACAGGTTCAGGTAAAAGTACAACGCTTTACGCTGGGCTGTCCGATATAAATAGTAAGGATCGCAATATTTTAACCGTTGAAGATCCGGTGGAATACGAATTACCTGGCATTGGACAAACACAAGTTAATCCGAAAGTGGACATGACGTTTGCTCGAGGTTTGCGCGCAATATTACGTCAAGATCCAGACGTGGTAATGATTGGTGAAATTCGAGACTTAGAAACTGCAGAAATTGCGGTACAAGCGAGTTTAACGGGTCATTTAGTAATATCGACATTACATACCAACACGGCATCGGGTGCTATCACTCGAATGGAAGATATGGGAATTGAGCCCTTTTTATTATCATCTAGTTTATTAGCCGTATTATCACAACGACTTGTTCGTACACTGTGTAAAGAATGTAAGTCTGAAGTCACGCCTGATGCCTCTGAACTCAAATTGTTAGGATTAAGCGAGCAAGATGCGATGGAGCAAGGCATCACTATTTATCATCCAAAAGGATGTGATAAGTGTAATTTCAGCGGTTACCGTGGGCGTATTGGCATTCATGAAATGTTAGTTGTTGATGAGCCAATCAGAGAGCTTATTCACAACGGACATGGCGAACAAGCAATTGAAAAGCATATTCGTAATTCGATACCAAGTATTCGTGATGATGGTATGAACAAAGTGCTTAAGGGCATTACCACCTTAGAAGAAGTGCTCAGAGTCACGCGCGAGGATAGCTAA
- the gspD gene encoding type II secretion system secretin GspD, producing MRSAKVSAFSAIITLGLFSAAWVTPVAQATQYSPNFKGTDINEFINIVGKILQKTIIIDPAVRGKVNVRSYDLLTKEQYYHFFLNVLQVYGYAVIDMGNGILKVIRAKDVKSSPTPVVGDEYLGEGDEMVTRVVQVKNVSVRELSPLLRQLSDQSGSGHVVHYEPSNVVMVVGSVAMVNRMVDIISRVDRAGDQKVIIVKLEYASASEMVRIVESIYKSTAGNKGQPDFLVPKIVADDRTNSVIVTGEQEAREKVIELIKRLDSELESTGNTKVYYLKYANSEEVVKVLTGVSDSIAADSQGGTTNTTNKRARTSSTRDYSIQAHPDSNSLVINAEPDMMRSLEQIIRQLDVRRQQVLVEAIIVEVFESDGINLGIQWGSTDIGFTQFNNGVTPISNIAGAAYQARDQETESIVNGFDDNGNTTQNKVTKTERGDYSGLAQVLGGISGFATGVVNGGWGAVLQAVRNDTNTNILATPSITTIDNEEASILVGSEIAILTGSTASANNGNPFQKVDRKEVGIKLKVTPQINEGSAVQLLIEQEVSSVSGAVGVDVGINKRSIKTNVLAEDGGTIVIGGLIDEDVQESVSKVPLLGDLPILGHLFRSTGTTKRKRNLMVFIRPRILRDGASASDISQQKYNYIRAEQMKRDDDGIALMPLTNQPVLQEWNETLTLPPSFNEYLESQEQGVNPPTATKKQVKPGSEE from the coding sequence ATGCGTTCGGCAAAAGTATCAGCATTTTCAGCAATTATTACTCTTGGTTTATTTTCTGCTGCTTGGGTAACACCTGTTGCACAGGCAACACAGTATTCGCCTAATTTCAAAGGCACAGATATTAATGAATTTATCAATATCGTCGGAAAAATTTTACAAAAGACCATCATTATTGATCCGGCCGTAAGAGGTAAAGTAAATGTTCGCTCTTATGACTTATTAACGAAAGAGCAGTATTACCACTTTTTCCTAAATGTTTTACAAGTTTATGGTTACGCCGTCATCGATATGGGTAATGGTATTTTAAAAGTAATCAGGGCAAAAGATGTAAAAAGCTCACCAACGCCGGTAGTAGGAGATGAATACCTTGGTGAAGGTGATGAAATGGTCACCCGAGTCGTTCAAGTTAAAAATGTATCGGTACGAGAATTATCACCTTTACTTCGCCAACTAAGCGACCAATCGGGAAGTGGCCACGTTGTGCATTATGAACCGTCCAACGTAGTTATGGTTGTGGGATCGGTGGCGATGGTAAATCGTATGGTCGATATCATTAGCCGTGTGGATAGAGCCGGCGACCAAAAAGTTATAATTGTTAAACTTGAGTATGCATCAGCAAGTGAGATGGTGCGTATTGTAGAAAGCATTTACAAGTCAACTGCTGGTAATAAAGGGCAACCAGACTTTTTAGTTCCAAAAATTGTTGCAGACGACCGAACCAATAGCGTAATTGTAACGGGTGAACAAGAAGCAAGAGAGAAGGTGATTGAGTTGATTAAACGCCTCGACTCTGAATTAGAAAGCACCGGCAATACCAAAGTTTACTATTTAAAATACGCAAACTCTGAAGAAGTTGTGAAAGTATTAACCGGCGTATCTGATTCTATTGCTGCAGACTCGCAAGGTGGTACAACAAATACCACGAATAAGCGCGCTCGAACGTCATCAACGCGTGACTATTCTATTCAAGCTCACCCAGATTCAAACTCTTTAGTAATTAACGCTGAGCCAGACATGATGCGGTCACTAGAGCAAATCATTCGTCAATTAGATGTTCGCCGCCAACAAGTATTAGTTGAAGCGATTATTGTTGAAGTGTTTGAGAGTGACGGTATCAACTTAGGTATCCAGTGGGGAAGCACGGATATCGGTTTTACCCAGTTTAATAATGGCGTTACACCAATCTCAAATATTGCTGGTGCTGCTTATCAAGCCCGTGATCAAGAAACAGAAAGTATTGTTAATGGTTTTGATGACAACGGTAATACCACCCAAAACAAAGTGACCAAAACCGAACGTGGCGACTATTCAGGCTTAGCTCAAGTGTTAGGTGGTATTTCTGGATTTGCTACCGGCGTGGTAAACGGTGGTTGGGGCGCTGTTTTACAAGCGGTACGTAATGATACCAATACTAATATCTTAGCAACGCCATCAATCACTACTATTGATAATGAAGAAGCATCAATTTTAGTGGGTTCAGAAATTGCGATATTAACGGGTTCAACGGCCAGTGCAAATAACGGCAATCCGTTCCAGAAAGTTGATCGAAAAGAAGTGGGTATCAAGCTAAAAGTAACCCCGCAAATTAATGAAGGCTCGGCGGTTCAGTTATTAATTGAACAAGAGGTGTCTAGCGTGAGTGGCGCAGTTGGCGTCGATGTTGGTATTAATAAGCGTTCTATCAAAACAAATGTATTGGCAGAAGACGGCGGTACTATTGTTATTGGTGGCTTGATAGATGAAGACGTACAAGAAAGCGTCTCTAAAGTACCATTATTAGGTGATTTACCAATTTTAGGCCATCTATTCCGTTCAACTGGCACCACTAAGCGTAAACGTAATCTAATGGTCTTTATTCGTCCAAGAATTTTGCGTGACGGCGCATCAGCATCGGATATCAGCCAGCAAAAGTATAATTATATTCGTGCCGAGCAAATGAAACGTGATGACGATGGCATAGCATTAATGCCATTGACTAATCAGCCAGTATTACAAGAGTGGAATGAGACGTTAACTTTACCGCCTAGTTTTAACGAGTATTTAGAGAGCCAAGAACAAGGTGTTAATCCACCTACCGCGACAAAAAAGCAAGTGAAACCTGGCTCTGAAGAGTAA
- the gspC gene encoding type II secretion system protein GspC encodes MESSRLLEQLSQIGQKIPQTKVAKTLTLLLVIYSAYLAAITVWKFFDAPINAGTISLASTASGQQTQSASTVSIDSLLKLNLFGKEEIKKEAPKPKPVTSNAPKTRLNLTLTGIVADNSSEVSETSVAIIEYSGRQATYGINNKIEGTSAKVSQILLDRVILSNGAGYETLMLEGIEYSTTIPGSAAELNDNIDVDAVDVGPTRPQSKSRSSVDRKYQAEPEQIDKREDDELAESLREQREQLFDDPKQLMDFIKIAPYRENGELLGYRLSPGNDPSLFNQAGLKQNDLAININGYDLTDMQQALSLMNELKELTEADITVIRDDSPIQIMLAF; translated from the coding sequence ATGGAGTCGTCTCGCTTGTTAGAGCAACTCAGCCAAATTGGCCAAAAAATACCTCAGACAAAAGTCGCTAAAACATTAACTTTGTTGTTAGTGATTTATAGTGCCTATTTGGCCGCGATCACAGTGTGGAAATTTTTCGACGCACCTATAAACGCTGGAACGATATCTTTAGCCTCTACTGCCAGTGGCCAGCAAACACAAAGCGCGTCAACGGTCTCAATAGATTCATTACTTAAACTAAATTTATTTGGTAAAGAAGAGATAAAAAAAGAAGCGCCGAAACCAAAGCCAGTAACGTCTAACGCGCCTAAAACTAGACTAAACCTAACCTTAACCGGCATTGTTGCTGACAATTCAAGCGAAGTGTCGGAAACGTCAGTGGCTATTATCGAGTATTCAGGTCGACAAGCCACTTACGGTATCAATAATAAAATTGAGGGTACATCGGCAAAGGTCAGTCAAATATTATTAGACCGGGTTATCTTGTCTAACGGTGCCGGTTACGAGACATTAATGCTCGAGGGTATCGAATACTCCACTACTATTCCTGGTAGCGCCGCCGAACTAAACGACAATATCGATGTTGATGCAGTGGATGTTGGCCCCACAAGACCTCAATCTAAGAGTAGGTCATCAGTAGATCGCAAGTATCAGGCTGAACCAGAACAAATTGATAAACGTGAAGATGACGAGCTAGCCGAGTCACTTCGCGAGCAAAGAGAACAGCTGTTTGATGATCCAAAACAGTTAATGGATTTTATTAAAATAGCTCCATATAGAGAAAATGGGGAGTTATTAGGATATCGGTTATCACCGGGTAATGACCCAAGCTTGTTTAATCAAGCGGGTTTAAAACAAAATGACTTGGCGATAAATATTAATGGTTATGATTTAACCGACATGCAACAAGCATTGTCGTTAATGAATGAATTGAAAGAACTCACGGAGGCAGATATAACTGTTATCCGCGACGATTCACCGATTCAAATAATGTTGGCGTTCTAA
- the hslR gene encoding ribosome-associated heat shock protein Hsp15 → MTDSKVRLDKWLWAARFFKTRSIATDMINGGKVHYNGQRCKASKAIDVGAEVKIRQGFDEKVVKIVEISDKRRNFSIAQTLYEETKQSIENREKQALARQSSAALSPRPDTKPDKKQRRTLLNLKNSDLFE, encoded by the coding sequence ATGACAGATTCAAAAGTTCGATTAGATAAATGGCTTTGGGCGGCACGATTTTTTAAAACTCGGTCTATAGCTACTGACATGATTAATGGCGGAAAAGTTCATTATAATGGACAAAGATGTAAAGCATCCAAAGCGATCGATGTTGGCGCTGAAGTGAAAATACGCCAAGGCTTTGATGAAAAGGTCGTAAAAATAGTTGAGATTAGCGATAAACGCCGCAATTTTAGTATTGCTCAAACACTTTACGAAGAAACCAAACAAAGTATCGAAAATAGAGAAAAGCAGGCTTTAGCGCGTCAGTCTAGCGCCGCTTTATCACCAAGACCTGATACTAAGCCAGATAAGAAACAACGCCGTACATTACTAAACCTTAAAAATTCAGATTTATTCGAGTAA
- the hslO gene encoding Hsp33 family molecular chaperone HslO, with translation MTDSNKKDLLHRYLFDKFHVRGELVQITDSYSAMLENHDYPNVVKRILGELLAATSLLTATLKFEGEISVQLQGDGPLSYAVVNGNNHQQMRASAKFADDINEGSLLDLIGSGYMVITIAPKGTDRYQGVAALDKDTLAECIENYFETSEQLRTRVWLATDIGETKCTTAGMLLQVLPVEERAKEDFTHLEALTNTITDDELLHLSPEQVLIRLYHEDNPQLFEPQEVTYECGCSREKTADAILRLTKEDALSLVEERGDIEIICQFCLKQYLFDKIDVEALYNNNADTNNATVN, from the coding sequence ATGACAGATTCAAACAAAAAAGACCTATTGCATCGTTATCTTTTTGATAAGTTTCACGTAAGAGGTGAGTTGGTGCAAATCACTGATTCATACAGTGCGATGTTAGAGAATCATGACTACCCAAATGTTGTGAAGCGTATTTTAGGTGAACTTTTAGCCGCAACTAGCTTGTTAACGGCAACGCTTAAATTTGAAGGCGAGATTAGTGTTCAGTTACAAGGCGATGGCCCATTAAGTTATGCGGTTGTTAATGGCAATAATCATCAACAAATGAGAGCGTCAGCAAAATTTGCTGATGATATTAATGAAGGCTCGTTACTCGACCTTATTGGATCGGGCTATATGGTCATTACCATTGCACCTAAAGGTACCGATAGATATCAAGGCGTTGCGGCGCTTGATAAAGACACACTTGCTGAATGTATTGAAAACTACTTTGAGACGTCTGAACAACTTCGTACTCGTGTATGGCTAGCCACTGACATTGGCGAAACAAAGTGCACGACCGCTGGTATGTTGCTGCAAGTTCTTCCTGTCGAGGAGCGAGCGAAAGAAGACTTTACTCACCTTGAAGCACTTACAAACACGATTACTGATGACGAGTTACTACACTTATCGCCAGAGCAGGTGTTAATCAGGTTATACCATGAAGACAACCCACAACTATTTGAACCTCAAGAAGTCACTTATGAGTGCGGATGTAGTCGTGAAAAAACAGCAGATGCTATTTTACGTTTAACTAAAGAAGATGCGTTGTCGTTAGTTGAAGAACGCGGAGATATTGAAATTATTTGTCAGTTTTGTTTAAAACAGTATCTGTTTGACAAAATTGACGTTGAAGCACTTTATAACAACAACGCGGACACGAATAACGCGACTGTTAACTAA
- a CDS encoding TlpA family protein disulfide reductase: MKLPTKLIVLTVLFIGFSSFNLLAKVKVGEPLPEFELPRVENTVRVNTKSLLGKVVYVDFWASWCKPCIESFPRLNKLYKEYNQQGFEILAVNLDQRKQLASDFLEKYPVDYINTYDENMKVGRTFNVSVMPVGYLIDRKGIVRAIHHGFKPGDEVKMAKAIKLLLKD, from the coding sequence ATGAAATTACCTACTAAGCTCATCGTTTTAACGGTTCTATTCATCGGGTTTAGCTCATTTAATTTGTTAGCAAAAGTTAAAGTGGGTGAGCCGTTGCCAGAGTTTGAATTGCCTCGTGTTGAAAATACGGTGCGAGTAAATACAAAAAGTCTTCTTGGAAAAGTAGTTTATGTAGATTTTTGGGCGAGCTGGTGTAAACCGTGTATTGAGTCCTTTCCGAGGTTAAATAAGCTTTATAAAGAATATAATCAGCAAGGATTTGAAATACTCGCTGTTAATTTAGATCAAAGAAAGCAACTTGCCAGTGATTTCTTAGAGAAGTATCCGGTTGATTATATTAATACCTATGATGAAAATATGAAGGTCGGTCGTACCTTTAACGTCAGCGTTATGCCCGTTGGTTACTTAATCGATCGTAAAGGTATCGTAAGAGCTATCCATCATGGTTTTAAACCAGGTGATGAAGTTAAAATGGCCAAAGCAATTAAGCTTTTGCTTAAAGATTAG
- a CDS encoding M28 family metallopeptidase, which translates to MKTIISSVGLMLVLAVTTACSDKKVEQTNVEVEKSRIQAHLEFLADDLLEGRDTGSKGYDRAALYVATEFKKMGLQPAGIDGSYMQPVTFRKGFLDQQSPKASIITDAGTIELKYPQDYITGPNMAATDSTLEAEVVFVGYGIVAEDFGYNDYEGLDVEGKIVVTLRGRPEAWPSEEGAHLSREKTRFAAERGAVGVVSLHTPKREKVRPYTSSLNYLRAPSMRWLDNEGNPFGGFENIKMGAYLNISAAEKLFANAPTPLEEIFNADSENLPVKGFPLDAKLSLASKSKHEEISSPNVVAILPGTDPKLKDEYVVFTAHLDHIGYAQDVSKKDRINNGAMDNASGVSILLETARVLTESAPMRRSVLFTVVTGEEKGLLGSSYYANNPTVPVNDMVANINLDMPVLLYDFADIIAFGANHSSMGSIVEKAAGKFDIALSPDPMPEQAIFTRSDHYNFVKQGVPAVFLMTGFTSKTEGEDGGKVWGDFFANHYHQPSDSLDLPINYNSAKLFTEINIGIAREVAAADQRPTWNDDSFFGKTYGQKDK; encoded by the coding sequence ATGAAAACAATAATATCTAGCGTTGGCCTGATGTTAGTGTTGGCAGTCACTACTGCCTGTTCTGACAAAAAAGTCGAACAAACTAACGTTGAGGTAGAAAAATCACGTATCCAAGCTCACCTAGAATTTTTAGCTGATGACCTTCTAGAAGGTCGTGATACAGGCAGCAAAGGTTATGACCGTGCAGCATTATATGTAGCAACAGAATTCAAAAAAATGGGCCTACAACCTGCTGGTATCGACGGCTCATACATGCAACCAGTCACCTTTCGAAAAGGCTTTTTAGATCAGCAAAGCCCTAAAGCATCAATTATTACCGATGCTGGCACAATTGAATTAAAGTACCCGCAGGATTACATTACTGGTCCTAACATGGCTGCAACAGACTCTACGTTAGAAGCTGAAGTTGTTTTTGTGGGTTATGGCATAGTAGCGGAAGACTTTGGTTACAATGATTATGAAGGACTAGACGTTGAGGGCAAAATTGTTGTTACGCTTCGCGGTCGCCCAGAAGCTTGGCCATCAGAAGAAGGCGCTCACCTAAGTCGTGAAAAAACACGTTTTGCCGCTGAACGCGGTGCGGTTGGTGTTGTATCTCTTCATACGCCTAAACGTGAAAAAGTACGTCCATATACCAGCTCTCTAAACTATTTACGTGCACCATCAATGCGATGGTTAGACAATGAAGGCAATCCTTTTGGTGGTTTTGAAAATATCAAAATGGGTGCTTATTTAAATATTAGTGCCGCTGAGAAACTATTCGCAAACGCACCAACTCCATTAGAAGAAATCTTTAATGCTGATTCAGAAAATTTACCAGTTAAGGGTTTTCCGTTGGATGCAAAGCTTTCTTTAGCGTCTAAGTCAAAGCATGAAGAGATTTCTTCACCAAACGTCGTCGCTATTCTTCCGGGAACGGATCCAAAATTAAAAGACGAGTACGTCGTATTTACAGCGCATCTAGATCACATTGGTTATGCACAAGACGTAAGCAAAAAAGATCGTATTAACAATGGTGCTATGGATAACGCATCTGGCGTATCAATTTTACTTGAAACCGCTCGCGTATTAACAGAATCAGCACCTATGCGTCGCTCAGTTCTATTTACGGTTGTTACTGGTGAAGAAAAAGGACTTCTCGGTTCAAGCTACTATGCTAACAATCCAACCGTTCCTGTGAACGACATGGTTGCGAACATTAACCTTGATATGCCAGTTTTACTTTATGATTTTGCTGACATTATTGCTTTTGGTGCAAACCATAGCTCGATGGGTTCAATCGTAGAAAAAGCCGCTGGCAAATTTGATATTGCATTAAGCCCAGATCCAATGCCAGAGCAAGCAATCTTTACTCGCTCAGATCATTACAACTTCGTTAAACAAGGTGTTCCAGCTGTTTTCTTAATGACTGGTTTTACCTCTAAAACAGAAGGCGAAGATGGCGGTAAAGTTTGGGGTGACTTCTTTGCAAATCACTACCACCAACCAAGCGACTCGTTAGATTTACCAATTAACTACAACTCAGCGAAGCTATTCACTGAAATTAACATTGGTATAGCAAGAGAAGTTGCAGCAGCTGATCAACGTCCAACATGGAATGACGATAGCTTCTTTGGTAAAACATACGGACAGAAAGATAAGTAA